AATTCATCCAAATACTTCTCAGGGCACTCGACCACAACCACAAGACAAAATTTCATGTGCATCCACAACACACACttcacatattttatttatttattttattcttgattaattgaGTTGTTTTCCTAGTAATCCATTCACCACAtgcttgtttgaaaaaaaaaaaattaaaagaagagtGATGCGAGGTAATTGGAGATGATAAGTGATGAATTATTCGAATTTCACTTATCATAATTCACAATTTACATCACAAATTATTTTCAACGTTGGTCCGAGAGCCACTTACACACGAAGGGGAGAATCTCTGGATGATCATTGGCGTCCCGAGCTCTGCTGCTTCCTGTGGTCATTCCCGTCCCGTCAGCTGAGGGCGCAGTGGTCTCTTGAATGGTTGTGGTGGGTCTCAGGTAGAAAGAAACAGATTATGTGTGTTGCGGAgctagagagggagagagaaagagaggagaaaccgagagggtgagagagagagtgaggagGGATGGCGGAGGTGGGTAGTTGTCCGCCTGAGAGAGTGTGACGGAGacagagagagtgagagggacAGAGAGTGACGGAGACAGAGGCGAAAGGAGGGAAAGTGAGAGACGGCAGAAGGAGGAGAAGTACGCTGATGAGAGGTAGTGGGGTGGTCGGTGGGTGGAAAATttcagagagagacagacaggcagagacagaaagagagaatgagagagcgAGTGAGAGAGTGAGTGAGTGTGAAAACACAGAGAGTAAGGGCTCACCGTGGCTGGCATCTGGCTGACATGGAACGGCGAGGTGGAAGCAGATAGGGTTTTTGAACCCGGGTTTCGTGTTACAGAGAGAGAGGCGCAGAGAGCGACGAtcgagagagatggagagagaggaTTACTGGAGATGCGGTGTCGAGGCATGGAGGATAGTGGCAGCAGATGGAACAAAACAGAGAGATAAGAGAAATCTGAGGGGGGAGAGTTGAGACCGAGAGATGAGAGGGAGATAGAGAGACAACGAGAAGccgagggagagaagagagaggtgGTCGGAGGGGGAGGTGGCTCATGCTAGTTATAGAACTAGAAACCACTTCACGAGCAACATAGTTCTCGTTTGTGATTGATGGAGGTGGGCGGCAGCTAGGGGTGGCAGAGAAGGGATGACACTCGGCTACGTGTGCGTTTGTGGGCGTAGTCGGTAGGCACTAGGCAGAGCGGTGCACAAAGGTCACGAGAGGGGGAGGAAGGCGACAGTGGATGACAACatacatggctttgcttctccactattttcaaaattccaTTTCTTTCACCTTTTTTTAAGTCTTCAATTTGATAAAGAACATCTGATCTGCACCTTCTTCAATCAGCAGATTCAGCACTTATGATGATAGTTTTGGTATGGTACTTATACAGCTAGCCATGCGAATTGTTacactttcaaaaaaaattcatatgttTATAACTGTTGTTAGTTCAGAACATgtgcactcattttgaaaaaaaaattagataagtttgagatttatataaaaaaaaaaaatttatttttttaatagcggacttcacttttttttaaataaagtatgCAAAACTAGAACAACCTAAAATTGTATCTACCATATATCTATTTCAAATGGTAGGGTTCATTTTCCTGCATTTAGTGCATAACTTATACCCTGCCAATAACGTCATTTATAACATGAGAATAAAATTGTGCCTAAATCATGTTCTCATGTCTTTTAAGTTGAGTAAGTGAAATTCATGAATCTTCTTTAAATCTTTTTGCTTTGGTAGGGACGAATATGAGTTTATCCAGAAGATTGTTCAAGAGGTCTCAACAACCTTACCAAATCGTTTTGACTTGCATGTGGCCGAGTATCCGGTGGGAATACAGTCTCATGTAGAAGTTATTAATGAGCTATTATGTATTGAGGAGAATGACATACGCATGATAGGGATTTTCGGTAGTGGTGGAATTGGTAAAACAACGATTGCAAAAGCGATGTATAACCTTATTGCTAAGAAGTTTGAAGGCCGTTGTTTTCTTGCTGATGTTAGAGAAtcttcaaaacaaaatcaaGGCCGTCTCGGACAGTTGCAAGAGAAAATTCTTTCTAACATTCTAGGAGAGTCACCAAGGGTTGATGATGATCATCAAGGAATCGAATTGATAAGGAATAGACTTTGCCATAAAAGAATTCTTTTGGTGCTTGATGATGTTGATTGTTTGGaccaattagaaaaattatgtggAAAATGCGATTGGTTTGGTTCTGGGAGTCGAATCATCATAATAACAAGGGATGAGGGTTTACTAACTAAGCATCATGTTCATTTCAAATATCGTATGAAGGAAATGGATCACCATGAAGCTCTTAAGCTCTTTTGTAAGCATGCTTTCGAAAGTGACAAACCAATTGATGGTTTTGCAGATCTCATAAAGGATGCACTACATTATGCTAGTGGCCTCCCACTCGCCTTAAAAGTGATTGGTTCAAATCTAAATGGAGAAGATAGAAATTTTTGGAAAAGCGAATTGGAAAAGTACAAAAGGATTCCAGAAGAAAATATCGACAGAAAACTCAAAATAAGTTACGATGGATTAGATTATCATACAAAAAAGATTTTTCTtgatattgcatgtttcttcaaaGGATGCAAAAGAGATTATGTCGCTAAAGTATTGAATGGTTGTGGTTTCTTTGCCGATGCTGGTATCAAAAAGCTCAATGATAAATGTCTCATAACATTTGATCAAGATTATACTGGTCGCCAATATTTGAGGATGCATGACTTACTAGAAGATATGGGTAAAGAAATTGTCCGACAAGAATCACCCGAAGAACCTGGCAAGCGGAGTAGATTATACTTTTTTGAAGATGTTCGTGAAgtacttgaaaaaaataaggtaAGATTTTTCCAAGAAATATAATTCTACTTCcgagttcttttttatttttatttttcaattgaagctattattaaattaaaagaaatggatccagaaatacatataaattattatatagacaCATACGTACCCtctacatgaaatattttcccaattttgtaaataaaataattttaataaagaagTACAAATAAAATCATGAAAGCCAATTCacattttctccatttttctaaAAAGGTAAAATGCTATGATTATCTGATacttttttagtattttaaacaGAGTAATACGTATTAAAAGGAAGAAGTATATATGACTCTAACATTTGAACGTACATACTCATTTCTGGAAATctgaatgataaaaataaggcTATTCCTTTTGAAATCTAAAACAGAAACACCATATGAAGAAAGGTGAGGCCTATGTTTGTTATTTCCttcttaataaatgaaatagtGATGTACACGTATTGTAAGAAAAATACATGTAATCGTAGCTTGTTCAACTTATATATAGTTCATGAACACTTGCGGAAGTAGTGTTGAATTATAGAgaatttatctttcatttttgaTAGAACACTTGTGCATTCTCTCAATAGGGAACAGAGCAAATTGAAGGCATATTGATAAATTTTCCTCTTTGGAATGATAGCTGGATATGTTTGGATTCTGATGTGTTTGCAAAAATGGAAAAACTCAGAATATTAAAAGTCAGAACCTGCTATGACAACTATGGCGACTTTATTTGTGATGGATTGAATTATCTCTCTAACGAGTTAAGAGTTCTTGATTGGCGCAATTGTCCTTTGCTCTCTTTGCCATCTAATTTTCATGGAGAGAAACTCATTCATTTGTATATGGGAGGAAGCAATATTAGAGATTTAGGCACGAGATTGCAATCTAAGgtaagtatttttattttcaatatatcaTGTCGATCTGTCTTAGTTTTAAGGTATGCTGCAAATGTCCTTTAATTGTTAAtacatttcctttattttcttcttttcaaacaGAACTTAACAAAGATAAATCTCAATGGCTGTCGATACTTGACAAATATATGTGAtctttcaagttgctcaaatctAGAGAAGTTATGTTTTTGTGAATGTAAAAGTTTAGTTGAGGTTCATGATTCTGTTGGATTTTTGGATAAGCTTGTTAAATTGAATTTTGCTTATTGTTCCAACCTAAAGAAGTTGCCAAGAAGCTTCAAGTTGAGATGTCTAGAATTTCTTGTACTTGACGGTTGTACTAGTCTTGAATACTTTCCAGAAATTGAGTGTGAAATGGAACATTTGGAATGGGTCAAATTAGAAAGCTGCGTAATACAAGAGCTACCTTCATCCATTACATACCTCACTAGGCTCAACAGCTTATATTTGGAACGGTGCGAAAGCCTTGTGCGTCTTCCAATCAAAATTTTTCAGTTGGAACGTCTAGTGGATGTTACAATCATATGTTGTCCAAACTTTGTAAATTTTGTAGAGGAGGTGGGGCATAATCGACAATCCACGCCATATACACATGAAAATCTAATTTCATCAAGTATGGAATTGCTCCCATTGCAGCCTCcagaatcaaataatttatctcGGACATATAATTTCTCATCCAGCTTGAGGACTTTAAATCTATCTCGTAGTGGTATTGTTAGCCTTCCTCCATGCATCGAAGGATTTGTTGGATTGTTAGAACTTGATTTGAGAGACTGCAAGcaacttgaagaaattctacgccttccaccaaatataaAAGAGGTAGATGTTAGAGGATGTTCCAGCCTAAAGAATTTCTTACcagaatcaaataatttatcttGGACATATCATTTCTCATCCAATTTGAAAACTTTAAATCTATCTAGTAGTGGTATTGTTAGCCTTCCTCCATGCATCGAAGGATTTGTTGGATTGTTAGAACTTGATTTGAGAGACTGTAAGcaacttgaagaaattctacgccttccaccaaatataaAGAGGTAGATGTTAGAGGATGTTTCAGCCTAAAGAATTTCTTACcagaatcaaataatttatctgGGACATATAATTTCTCATCCAATTTGAAAACTTTAAATCTATCTGGTAGTAGTATTGTTAGCCTTCCTCCATGCATCGAAGGATTTGTTGGATTGTTAGAACTTGATTTGAGAGACTGCAAAAACCTTGAAGAAATTCTATgccttccaccaaatataaAAGAGGTAGATGCCAGAAGATGTTCTAGTCTAAAGAATTTCTTACcagaatcaaataatttatctcGGACATATAATTTCTCATCCAGTTTAAAAACTTTAAATCTATCTGGTAGTGGTATTATTAGCCTTCCTCCATGCATCGAAGGATTTGTTGGATTGTCTGAACTTGATTTGAGAGACTGCAAGcaacttgaagaaattctacgccttccaccaaatataaAAGAGGTAAATGCCAGAGGATGTTCCAGCCTAAAGAATTTCTTCCcataatcaaataatttatctcGGACATATAATTTCTCATCCAGTTTGAAAACTTTAAATCTATCTGGTAGTGGTATTGTTAGCCTTCCTCCATGCATCGAAGGATTTGTTAGATTGTCTGAACTTGATTTGAGAGACTGCAAGCAACTTGAAGAAATACTATgccttccaccaaatatagaagaggtatatgtcaGTGGATGTTGGAGCCTAAAGAGTTTCTTACcagaatcaaataatttatctcGGACATATAATTTCTCATCCAGCTTGAGGACTTTAAATCTATCTGGTAGTGGTATTATTAGCCTTCCTCCATGCATCGAAGGATTTGTTAGATTGTCTGAACTTGATTTGAGAGACTGCAAGCAACTTGAAGAAATACTACgccttccaccaaatatagaagaggtatatgtcaGTGGATGTTGGAGCCTAAAGAGTTTCTTACcagaatcaaataatttatctcGGACATATAATTTCTCATCCAGCTTGAGGACTTTAAATCTATCTGGTAGTGGTATTATTAGCCTTCCTCCATGCATCGAAGGATTTGTTAGATTGTCTGAACTTGATTTGAGAGACTGCAAGCAACTTGAAGAAATACTACgccttccaccaaatatagaagaggtatatgtcaGTGGATGTTGGAGCCTAAAGAGTTTCTTACcagaatcaaataatttatctcGGACATATAATTTCTCATCCAGCTTGAGGACTTTAAATCTATCTGGTAGTGGTATTGTTAGCCTTCCTCCATGCATCGAAGGATTTGTTGGATTGTTAGAACTTGATTTGAGAGACTGCAAGCAAATTGAAGAAATTCTACgccttccaccaaatataaAAGAGGTAGATGTTAGAGGATGTTCCAGCCTAAAGAATTTCTTACCggaatcaaataatttatctcGGACATATAATTTCTCATCCAGTTTGAAAACTTTAAATCTATCTGGTAGTGGTATTGTTAGCCTTCCTCCATGCATCGAAGGATTTGTTGGATTGTTAGAACTTGATTTGAGAGATTGCAAGcaacttgaagaaattctacgccttccaccaaatataaAAGAGGTAAATGCCAGAAGATGTTCCAGCCTAAAGAATTTCTTACcagaatcaaataatttatctcGGACATATAATTTCTCATCCAATTTGAGGACTTTAAATCTATCTGGTAGTGGTATTGTTAGCCTTCCTCCATGCATCGAAAGATTTGTTGGATTGTCTGAACTTAATTTGAGATTCTGCAAGCAACTTAAAGAAATTCTAcaccttccaccaaatatagaaGAGGTAGATGCTATAGGATGCGTGTTATTGGAACACTTTCCTCAGGTATCGACAGAATTTTCATTTGGTACACCCGACTTAAAATGGCTTAGAAGGATTAACTTATCGGAATGCAATAAAGTGGAAGTGGATGTAGGGAATCATGCGccagatccattatgggttcagGTATACATACCTCATCTATTTGATCTCTAActtctttctattttgtatttgatagcttatatttattttctaacatATACTAATCGGTTTAATAGGAATGCTTTCGAGAGAAAGATTCAAGTAGGATTATATATCCAGGAAGTAGGATTCCAGAGTGGTTCAAGTATTACAAGGAGACTACTTCATttggtaattattttgaaatagaaaTTGATCATAATGCGTCCATGTGTTTTGGGCATCAGATTGTGGCAttagttttgtgttttgttgtgGGACCTCTTCCAGCATGGCCTTTGTATGGTTTTACTATCTCAATAAATGGCCAGTGgattgaaaatgatgatacgCGGTTATGGGATTCAGTGGACCCACATGATCATGTATGTCTAAAATACATAGCTGGAAATTCTATTAATGAGATTCTATCAAGAAGTTACAGGGAGGGGAACAATAATATGAGGTTTACATTTGAAAGTGATTCAGAGAAAGCAATTTTAAAAAGTGTCGGAGTCCATCTAATATACGGGAATGACAATTTCATTAATCCtattcaactttcaaagagATACTGAGATGGTGGTAGGCATGACTTGGAACCCGATTGGAACCCACAACAGAAGCTGCAATCTTCAACCACGAGAGTTATGGAATTCAAGGATGCTAATGATGATTTAATTATTGAAGATTTGGATTTAGAACTTCGACTTGGGTAAGTGATAATAGCCGAATTTGTGCAGAATTttactaaattaaataaaacattatcacaatTATGTAGTCAtgttaattcttatatttttattagtcttgaaatatttatttttcttacttaaatTTAAGTTCATATTAATGAAGGAATTGAAGTTCAGAAAGGAATCGAAGTTGCAGAAGGAATCAAAGTTGACCGCAACGGTAACAGACTTGCAGCGCCTATATTtacattttgagaaatttttattcttctttagtTTCGTTTTAAATACTGCTTTGATGTTTATTTACAttcatattttagaatttaatttcATGAACAAGCCTAGCTAAATTTTCAACTAAGGTTGAGAATGAAACCTCCTTgaaaattagtaatattatttatgagattGATTTTTACCAATTATCGATGCTTTCAATTGAGAGGGATAAAATTCTTGACATAGTTCAATCATGTTTTTATCATGATttagaataatcttaatcaGCTGATAgctttattcataattttgttaaaaataaaaacaattgaaaTAGAAATTGATCATAATGCGTCCATGTGTTTTGGGCATCAGATCGTGGCATTGTGTTTTGTGTTTTGGGCATCAGAATAAGAATAAACGGCCAGCAGATTAGAACTGATCATGAGATGCGGCTACAGACTTCAATGGACCCACATGATCGTGTATGGCTACAATACATAGTTGTAAATTCTATTGATCATGAGATTCTGTCAAGAAGTTACAGGGAGGGGAACAATAATATGAGGTTTACATTTGAAAGTGATTCAGAGAAAGCAATTTTCAAAAGTGCTGGAGTCCATCTAATATACGGGAATGACAATTTCATTGATCCtattcaactttcaaagagATATGCGCGAGATGATGGTGAGCATGACTTGGAACCCACAACAGAAGAGGCGGGGATCTTCAACGAGCTCTAGCATTATGGAAATTCAAGGATGCTAATGATGATTTAATTAATGAAGATTTGGATTTAGAACTTCCACTTGGGTATGTGATGATAGCCGAATTGGACAGAAGTTTGCTAAATTAAATAAAGCATTATCACAATTATGTAgtgttaattctttttttttttttggtcttgaAATATTTAGTTTTCTTACTTAAATTTGAACTTTATCTTAATGAAGCAATTGAAGTTCAGAAAGGAATCAAAGTTGCTGAAGGAATCAACGTTGGGAAAGAACTATAACCATAATAGACTTTAACGGTAACAGACTTGTAGCTTTTACATTTTGATAGCagtggaatttttatttttctttagtttcattttaaatattgctttgatatttatttacgttcattttctagaatttattttcatggATACGCCTAGCTAAATTTTCAACTGAGGTTAAGGATGAACCTCATTaaagattagtaatattatttataagattGATTTTTTCTCCAATTATTGATGCGTTCAACAATTTATTGTTATTGCTTCATATCAATTGAAAGGGATACAATTCTTGATATaaattcaatcatatttttctcATGATCTAGAATAGTATTAATCAGTTGAGAGCCTGATtgataattttgttaaaaattaccACTCTTGGTTTTCTCCTCGGGTTTGATAAAAGTCCTCTTTGGTAAGAGCCCTTAATCACTTCTAAAGTGATCTTTGGTTGGTCTATTATGGTGTCGATGATCTAAAACAGTAAagggatgaaaaaaataaatgtttgaaGAAGGCTAATTGGTATTCCTAATGTACTTCCAACGATGAAGATAGGCTGATTTTCCTTTAAAGAAGCATGATTATGTCATATTACTTGACGTCATGAGGCATGAGTGCTCAGGGCATGTTTTAAagtatttcatgcatatttatCAATCAAAACCAGATATGAGAAAAGTTCGTGGAATTAATCCTTTCACTATTAGCATGTTTAGAACTTCAATTGCATTATCTCAGGGTGACTCGTGAATAAGCATCCATTGATATTCCATGTAtcttagaaaaaaatttcattggAAATTAGTActcttttaaagttattttttagttttagtgaCACATAATGAACCTATCTCGAATTGTTTTGCAATGGTTCAAACCTTGCATTCACAGGATGCTTGTGGAATTTGCAGCATTCTCCTCAACCACCTTACTAGAATTTCAGTACATATATACGCCAGGAATATTGAAACGGGTTCAAGGCCTCAAAGACTCTGTTTTTAGACCAAGACCAGATCTGTAAATGGAGATTTAAGGGCCTTGAAAGTTATGTTTTACAGACCTAAGGACCATAAGGGTAAGTTGAACAAGGTTAGAATTGTACAACATTACATAAAAGGAGTTATAATTTTCTTGGATTCTTTTTGGGTTAACCCAATAGGATTTGAATTGGACCTGATTTCTTATCCCCTTTTCACATTTTTAGCTTTCTTCTCGGGTTTTGATAAAAGTCCTCTTAGGTAAGAGCCTTGATTTCTTATGGAGTTGATGATCTAGAACAGGAAAGgggatgaaaaaataaatgtttgaaGAAGGCTTATTGGTATGCCTAATGTACTTCCAACAATGAAGAGAGATTGATTTTCCTTTAAAGAAGCATGATTATGTCATATTACTTGACGCCATAAGGCATGAGTGCTCAAGGCATGTTTTGAAGTATTGCATGCATATTTATCAATCAAAACCAGATACGAAAAAAGTTTGTGGAATAAATTCTTTCACTATTAGCATGTTTAGAACTTCAATTGCATTATCTCATGGTGACTTGTGAATAAGCATCCATTGACATACCATGTATCTTAGAGAACATTTTTATGGGAAATTAGTACTCtttcaaatgtattttttagttTAAGTGAACATAGAATGAACCTATCTTGAATTGTTTTGCAATAGCTCAAAACTTGCATTCATAGGATGCTTGTGGAATTTGCAGCAATCTCCTCGACCACTTTACTGGAATTtcagtacatatatatacaccagGAATATTGAAACATGTTCAAAGGCCTCCAAGACTATGTTTTTAGACCAAGACCAgatatttaaagggaaatttaAGTGCCTTGAAAACTATGTTTTACAGACCTAATGACCATAAGAAAGGTAAGTTGAACAAGGTTAGAATTGTACAACATTACATAAAAAGAGTTATAATTTTCTTGGATTCTTTTTGGGTTAACCAAATAGGATTTGTATTGGACCTGATTTCTTATCCCTTTTTCGCCTTTTCAGCTTTCTATGAGACTATCACGTCTTCCCATATTGGAAAGGATGCTGGATGAGTTGTTATACTAGGCAATAGAAGGTCACCATTAAAAGGCTGAAGTTAATGACCAAATTTATGTGTGGAGGGAAGAAAGGTAATGTGCGTGGAGCTCATTTTCTTAACATTTCTGTCAAACGCATGCATTGAGGTGAAATTAATTAATGTCTGTGCAAGTTAAGGGAAT
This is a stretch of genomic DNA from Carya illinoinensis cultivar Pawnee chromosome 15, C.illinoinensisPawnee_v1, whole genome shotgun sequence. It encodes these proteins:
- the LOC122296946 gene encoding putative disease resistance protein At4g19050 — its product is MEKLRILKVRTCYDNYGDFICDGLNYLSNELRVLDWRNCPLLSLPSNFHGEKLIHLYMGGSNIRDLGTRLQSKNLTKINLNGCRYLTNICDLSSCSNLEKLCFCECKSLVEVHDSVGFLDKLVKLNFAYCSNLKKLPRSFKLRCLEFLVLDGCTSLEYFPEIECEMEHLEWVKLESCVIQELPSSITYLTRLNSLYLERCESLVRLPIKIFQLERLVDVTIICCPNFVNFVEEVGHNRQSTPYTHENLISSSMELLPLQPPESNNLSRTYNFSSSLRTLNLSRSGIVSLPPCIEGFVGLLELDLRDCKQLEEILRLPPNIKEVDVRGCSSLKNFLPESNNLSWTYHFSSNLKTLNLSSSGIVSLPPCIEGFVGLLELDLRDCKQLEEILRLPPNIKSIVSLPPCIEGFVGLLELDLRDCKNLEEILCLPPNIKEVDARRCSSLKNFLPESNNLSRTYNFSSSLKTLNLSGSGIISLPPCIEGFVGLSELDLRDCKQLEEILRLPPNIKENLSRTYNFSSSLKTLNLSGSGIVSLPPCIEGFVRLSELDLRDCKQLEEILCLPPNIEEVYVSGCWSLKSFLPESNNLSRTYNFSSSLRTLNLSGSGIISLPPCIEGFVRLSELDLRDCKQLEEILRLPPNIEEVYVSGCWSLKSFLPESNNLSRTYNFSSSLRTLNLSGSGIISLPPCIEGFVRLSELDLRDCKQLEEILRLPPNIEEVYVSGCWSLKSFLPESNNLSRTYNFSSSLRTLNLSGSGIVSLPPCIEGFVGLLELDLRDCKQIEEILRLPPNIKEVDVRGCSSLKNFLPESNNLSRTYNFSSSLKTLNLSGSGIVSLPPCIEGFVGLLELDLRDCKQLEEILRLPPNIKEVNARRCSSLKNFLPESNNLSRTYNFSSNLRTLNLSGSGIVSLPPCIERFVGLSELNLRFCKQLKEILHLPPNIEEVDAIGCVLLEHFPQVSTEFSFGTPDLKWLRRINLSECNKVEVDVGNHAPDPLWVQECFREKDSSRIIYPGSRIPEWFKYYKETTSFGNYFEIEIDHNASMCFGHQIVALVLCFVVGPLPAWPLYGFTISINGQWIENDDTRLWDSVDPHDHVCLKYIAGNSINEILSRSYREGNNNMRFTFESDSEKAILKSVGVHLIYGNDNFINPIQLSKRY